In one window of Helianthus annuus cultivar XRQ/B chromosome 17, HanXRQr2.0-SUNRISE, whole genome shotgun sequence DNA:
- the LOC110921839 gene encoding uncharacterized protein LOC110921839: MAPPPGPYSGTSTLALVARVSAFSVGLVYGSLKLKYLKAKANSQRKAEAKAHH, translated from the exons ATGGCCCCACCTCCCGGTCCTTACTCCGGCACCAGCACCCTCGCTCTG GTGGCTCGTGTGTCTGCCTTTTCTGTTGGACTAGTTTATGGAAGCTTGAAACTCAAATACCTTAAG GCAAAGGCTAACTCGCAAAGAAAAGCTGAAGCCAAGGCACACCACTAA